One segment of Sinorhizobium sp. BG8 DNA contains the following:
- a CDS encoding DUF1330 domain-containing protein: MAKGYWIARVDVRDTERYKDYVTAATPAFEKFGAKFLARGGTFERLEGPVRARNVVIEFPTFQAAVDCYNSPEYQIAAAIRQEVADAEMVVVEGV, translated from the coding sequence ATGGCCAAAGGATACTGGATAGCACGCGTCGACGTGCGCGACACGGAGCGCTACAAGGATTACGTCACGGCAGCCACGCCCGCGTTCGAAAAGTTCGGAGCAAAGTTTCTGGCCCGTGGAGGGACGTTCGAGCGCCTGGAGGGCCCTGTTCGGGCGCGCAACGTGGTCATCGAGTTCCCGACATTCCAGGCGGCGGTAGACTGTTACAATTCACCCGAATACCAGATCGCAGCGGCCATCCGTCAGGAGGTTGCGGATGCCGAGATGGTCGTCGTGGAAGGCGTCTGA
- a CDS encoding imelysin family protein, with protein sequence MRLPRHLFSRLLPSLALAVAAFAVSPPAVAQEGNAPAPVTLTQAQVEQVMGRAVDDVIRPGYRTFHGAAQALTKAMATYCAAPSASTEDAAHAAFDEVVRTWSMIEIVRIGPVLSQNRFERILFYPDRKSTGLKQVQALLAKPDEADTEAPALKGKSVAMQGLGALEFVLYGSGAKEALSEKESFRCRYGAAVASNIESIAAELVAEWEKPGGIQDAWKHPGPDNPEFRDGKEAMTALLGILVHGAETVRDQRIETFYKGKDQPVRPKSAIYWRSGNTWKSIDANIAGLQTLFTKSGMEQLLDPGVASIAGSIEFVMKSLTRIGPNIDPDIENAVGDENQRAKIDFLLVNTRDLIVRLNDEYGAAIGMGAGFSFSDGD encoded by the coding sequence ATGCGTTTGCCGCGACACCTGTTTTCACGCCTCCTGCCAAGCCTGGCGCTCGCCGTTGCGGCTTTTGCCGTCTCGCCGCCCGCCGTCGCGCAGGAAGGCAACGCTCCGGCGCCGGTCACGCTCACGCAGGCGCAGGTCGAGCAGGTGATGGGCCGTGCGGTCGACGACGTCATCCGCCCGGGCTACCGCACCTTCCATGGCGCGGCGCAGGCGCTCACCAAGGCGATGGCAACCTACTGCGCGGCACCATCGGCCTCCACGGAAGATGCGGCGCACGCCGCCTTCGACGAAGTGGTCCGCACCTGGTCCATGATCGAGATCGTGCGCATCGGTCCGGTTCTCTCCCAGAATCGCTTCGAGCGTATCCTCTTCTATCCGGACCGCAAGAGCACCGGCCTCAAGCAGGTGCAGGCACTGCTCGCAAAGCCGGATGAAGCCGATACCGAGGCGCCCGCGCTCAAAGGAAAGAGCGTGGCGATGCAGGGCCTTGGAGCCCTCGAATTCGTCCTTTACGGCTCCGGTGCCAAGGAAGCTTTGTCGGAGAAGGAAAGCTTCCGCTGCCGCTACGGGGCAGCGGTCGCGTCCAACATCGAAAGCATCGCGGCAGAACTTGTCGCCGAATGGGAGAAGCCCGGCGGCATCCAGGACGCCTGGAAGCATCCCGGACCTGATAATCCCGAATTCCGCGACGGCAAAGAGGCCATGACCGCACTTCTTGGCATCCTCGTCCATGGGGCGGAAACCGTCAGGGACCAGCGGATCGAAACCTTCTACAAGGGCAAGGATCAACCGGTGCGGCCGAAATCGGCGATCTACTGGCGATCCGGCAACACCTGGAAATCGATCGACGCGAACATTGCCGGACTGCAAACGCTTTTCACGAAATCGGGGATGGAGCAGCTGCTCGACCCGGGTGTGGCCTCGATTGCGGGCTCGATCGAATTCGTGATGAAATCGCTGACACGCATCGGCCCCAACATCGACCCGGATATCGAGAATGCCGTCGGCGACGAAAACCAACGGGCAAAGATCGACTTCCTTCTCGTCAACACGCGAGATCTCATCGTCCGTCTGAACGACGAGTATGGTGCCGCGATCGGAATGGGCGCGGGCTTCTCCTTCTCGGACGGCGACTGA
- a CDS encoding complex I NDUFA9 subunit family protein, whose amino-acid sequence MTLSNLPPLVTVFGGSGFVGRHVVRALARRGYRIRVAVRRPDLAGYLQPMGGVGQISFVQANLRYRNSVDRAVEGAQYVINCVGILFESGRNTFDAVQDFGARAVAEASRAAGAKLVHVSAIGADENSPSVYARTKGRAEKAVFATLPDAIVLRPSIVFGPEDGFFNKFAEMSRFAPALPLIGGGHTKFQPVYVADVAEAVARAIEGKVETGRIYELGGPEMLSFRQCLEMILRVVDRKRRLVSLPFGIASLIGSVSSLIPFVAPPLTSDQVTLLKTDNVVSDAAKKEGRTLQAFGITPSLVEVILPTYLVRYRPQGQFTGSGRAA is encoded by the coding sequence ATGACTTTGTCCAACCTTCCACCGCTCGTCACTGTCTTCGGCGGTTCGGGTTTCGTCGGCCGTCATGTCGTGCGGGCACTCGCTCGGCGCGGGTACCGCATCCGGGTCGCAGTTCGCCGTCCTGATCTCGCCGGCTACCTGCAGCCGATGGGAGGGGTCGGCCAGATCTCCTTCGTCCAGGCAAACCTGCGCTACCGCAATTCCGTCGACCGCGCGGTCGAAGGCGCCCAATACGTTATCAACTGCGTCGGCATCCTCTTCGAGAGCGGACGCAACACGTTCGATGCGGTCCAGGACTTCGGCGCGCGCGCCGTGGCGGAAGCCTCCCGTGCCGCTGGCGCCAAACTGGTCCATGTCTCGGCGATCGGCGCCGATGAAAACTCCCCTTCGGTGTACGCACGCACCAAGGGCCGCGCCGAGAAAGCGGTGTTCGCAACGCTCCCCGACGCGATCGTCCTGCGCCCATCGATCGTGTTCGGGCCCGAAGACGGGTTCTTCAACAAGTTTGCGGAAATGTCCCGCTTCGCACCGGCACTGCCGCTGATCGGCGGCGGACACACGAAGTTCCAGCCCGTATACGTGGCTGACGTCGCAGAAGCAGTTGCCCGCGCGATCGAAGGCAAGGTCGAGACCGGCCGCATCTACGAGCTGGGCGGGCCGGAGATGCTTTCCTTCCGTCAGTGTCTCGAAATGATCCTGCGCGTCGTGGATCGCAAACGTCGCCTGGTTTCACTGCCGTTCGGCATTGCCTCGCTCATCGGTTCCGTGTCCTCGCTCATTCCCTTCGTGGCGCCACCGCTCACCTCCGACCAGGTCACGCTGCTCAAGACCGATAACGTCGTTTCCGACGCAGCCAAGAAGGAAGGCCGTACGCTCCAGGCCTTTGGCATCACGCCCTCGCTCGTCGAGGTCATCCTGCCGACCTACCTGGTTCGCTATCGTCCGCAAGGCCAGTTCACCGGCAGCGGCCGGGCCGCCTGA
- a CDS encoding SDR family oxidoreductase produces MQVLILGAGFSGKAIASTFRAKGAAVAGTTRSAAKAEALSASGIQGIIYDGETISPKLAAFMAGTTHLVQSIAPGRDGDPLFRPASPPITTLMPRLEWVAYLSTVGVYGDHQGAWVDEDTPLHPKSTRSIERVEAESNWLSFGSKENVPVAVMRLSGIYGPGRNALCNIADGTARRLIKKDQVFNRIRVEDIAASAAFLAERKLGGVFNITDHEPGPPQDVVAEAARIMGAEMPPEVPFETAELSPMARSFYGENKRVSNSKLRSLGYQFLFPDYRGSLAQLWNSSNWRG; encoded by the coding sequence ATGCAGGTGCTGATACTCGGAGCCGGATTTTCGGGAAAGGCCATCGCCTCGACGTTTCGCGCCAAGGGCGCCGCGGTCGCGGGGACGACACGTTCCGCCGCAAAGGCCGAGGCGCTTTCGGCAAGCGGCATCCAAGGCATCATCTACGACGGAGAGACAATCTCTCCCAAACTGGCGGCCTTCATGGCGGGCACCACGCACCTGGTTCAGTCGATTGCGCCGGGACGTGACGGCGACCCGCTGTTTCGCCCCGCAAGCCCGCCGATCACGACGCTCATGCCCAGGCTCGAATGGGTCGCCTATCTTTCGACCGTCGGGGTCTACGGCGATCACCAGGGCGCATGGGTCGACGAAGACACGCCCCTGCACCCCAAATCCACCCGATCGATCGAGCGCGTGGAAGCCGAGAGCAACTGGCTTTCCTTCGGCAGCAAGGAGAACGTACCCGTTGCCGTGATGCGCCTTTCCGGCATCTACGGGCCTGGCCGCAACGCCCTCTGCAACATTGCAGACGGCACGGCGCGACGTCTCATCAAGAAGGACCAGGTGTTCAACCGCATCCGCGTCGAAGACATTGCTGCTTCGGCTGCATTCCTTGCCGAGCGAAAGCTTGGCGGCGTGTTCAACATCACCGATCACGAGCCCGGCCCGCCCCAGGATGTCGTTGCTGAAGCGGCCCGCATCATGGGCGCTGAAATGCCGCCGGAGGTGCCTTTCGAAACCGCCGAACTCTCCCCGATGGCCCGTTCCTTTTATGGTGAGAACAAGCGCGTTTCCAATTCGAAACTCCGCTCGCTTGGCTACCAGTTCCTGTTCCCGGACTATAGGGGATCGCTGGCGCAGCTTTGGAACAGCAGCAACTGGCGCGGCTGA
- a CDS encoding imelysin family protein yields MKTSLLRAAAFALLAATSALAVQPAAAATDAAAVVKHYSDIAYAKFSDSLATAKELDAAIDALIATPTDETLKAARAAWIKARVPYQQTEAYRFGNAIVDEWEGKVNAWPLDEGLIDYVDASYGTESDENALFVANVIANPSIKIDGKDVDASKITPELLSGSLQEAAGVEANVATGYHAIEFLLWGQDLNGTGPGAGNRPATDYDTKNCTGGNCDRRAAYLKAASSLLVTDLEEMVAAWAPEGEATNTVNADPKAGLSAMLTGMGSLSYGELAGERMKLGLLLHDPEEEHDCFSDNTYNSHLNDALGIQTVYTGEYTRTDGTKMIGPSLSELLAAKDGALDTEMKTKLATTVTAMEAMAKRAETTEAYDQMIGEGNAAGNAVVQAAIDGLVDQTKTIERVIAALDLGKIELEGSDSLDNPNAVFQ; encoded by the coding sequence ATGAAAACTTCCCTCCTCCGCGCCGCCGCGTTTGCGCTGCTGGCGGCAACTTCCGCCCTTGCGGTGCAGCCCGCAGCGGCTGCCACTGACGCCGCCGCGGTCGTGAAGCACTATTCCGACATTGCCTACGCGAAATTCTCCGATTCCCTGGCGACGGCAAAGGAACTCGATGCCGCCATCGACGCGCTGATTGCCACCCCGACGGACGAAACGCTCAAGGCCGCTCGTGCGGCCTGGATCAAGGCGCGCGTTCCCTACCAGCAGACCGAGGCCTACCGCTTCGGCAATGCGATCGTCGACGAGTGGGAAGGCAAGGTAAACGCCTGGCCGCTCGACGAGGGCCTGATCGACTATGTCGATGCGAGCTATGGCACGGAAAGCGACGAGAACGCGCTATTCGTCGCGAACGTCATCGCCAATCCGTCCATCAAGATCGACGGCAAGGACGTTGACGCCTCGAAGATCACACCGGAGCTTCTTTCTGGCTCGCTGCAGGAAGCAGCCGGCGTGGAAGCCAACGTCGCGACCGGTTATCACGCCATCGAGTTCCTCCTCTGGGGCCAGGATCTGAACGGCACCGGACCGGGCGCCGGCAACCGTCCGGCCACGGACTACGACACCAAGAATTGCACGGGCGGCAATTGCGATCGCCGGGCTGCCTACCTGAAGGCGGCCTCATCCCTCCTCGTGACGGATCTCGAAGAGATGGTTGCCGCTTGGGCGCCGGAAGGTGAAGCGACCAATACCGTGAATGCCGATCCGAAGGCCGGCCTCTCGGCGATGCTGACGGGCATGGGCTCGCTCTCCTATGGCGAGCTCGCCGGCGAACGCATGAAGCTCGGCCTGCTTCTTCACGATCCGGAAGAGGAGCATGATTGCTTCTCCGACAACACCTACAATTCGCACCTCAACGATGCGCTCGGAATCCAGACCGTCTACACGGGCGAATATACCCGGACCGACGGTACGAAGATGATCGGTCCCTCTCTCTCTGAGCTGCTTGCGGCCAAGGACGGGGCACTCGACACTGAGATGAAGACCAAGCTCGCGACGACGGTCACGGCGATGGAGGCCATGGCGAAGCGCGCCGAGACCACCGAGGCCTATGACCAGATGATCGGCGAAGGCAATGCCGCGGGCAATGCGGTCGTGCAGGCTGCGATCGACGGACTGGTCGACCAGACCAAGACCATCGAGCGCGTGATCGCGGCACTCGACCTCGGAAAGATCGAACTTGAAGGTTCGGATAGCCTGGACAATCCTAACGCCGTCTTCCAATAA
- a CDS encoding HPP family protein, with protein sequence MRHHIKHFTRRHEPRGQFINHVKSGIGAIVSLGAVGFLSIETGMPLLIAPFGASAVLLFGQPKSPLAQPANVVGGYMIAALLSVAIMLGFPGEPVAAVIAVGVTIATMLVLRVTHPPAGAVPLVALASPFLPTELFEAVMLGSLLLVTLAVLHHLIPPRAQYPVRVE encoded by the coding sequence ATGCGTCACCACATCAAGCACTTCACGCGCCGCCACGAGCCGCGCGGCCAGTTCATCAACCATGTCAAATCCGGTATTGGCGCGATCGTTTCGCTGGGCGCCGTCGGCTTCCTGTCCATCGAAACCGGTATGCCGCTTCTGATCGCGCCCTTCGGTGCCAGCGCCGTCCTCTTGTTCGGTCAGCCGAAGAGCCCGCTCGCCCAGCCTGCGAACGTCGTCGGCGGATACATGATCGCGGCGCTGCTGAGCGTAGCGATCATGCTGGGCTTTCCAGGCGAGCCGGTTGCGGCCGTCATCGCGGTGGGTGTGACGATTGCCACGATGCTGGTGTTGCGCGTCACGCATCCGCCGGCGGGAGCCGTTCCGCTCGTTGCCCTCGCTTCACCCTTTCTGCCGACCGAACTTTTCGAGGCGGTTATGCTGGGCAGCCTGCTCCTGGTGACGCTTGCCGTCCTGCATCACCTGATCCCGCCGCGTGCGCAGTATCCTGTTCGGGTGGAGTGA
- the pyrF gene encoding orotidine-5'-phosphate decarboxylase, with protein sequence MTARDRLIVGLDVPTVAEAEARVTALGDDILFYKIGYQLAFAGGLEFARDLAQDGKKVFLDMKLLDIDNTIAKGVENIAKMGMSMLTLHAYPKAMVAAVKAAQGSGLCLLGVTVLTSMDEQDVIDAGYEYDPHTLVLRRAEQARAAGMGGIVCSAEEASAVREIVGPHLAIVTPGIRPAGAEKGDQKRVMTPSEALRAGSTHLVVARPIVESADPLRAARAILAEMDETITSKI encoded by the coding sequence ATGACCGCACGGGATCGCCTGATCGTCGGCCTCGACGTGCCGACGGTCGCGGAGGCTGAAGCCAGGGTGACCGCCCTGGGTGATGACATTCTCTTCTACAAGATCGGCTACCAGCTCGCATTCGCGGGCGGCCTCGAGTTCGCCCGCGATCTTGCCCAGGACGGCAAGAAGGTGTTTCTCGACATGAAGCTCCTCGACATCGACAACACGATTGCGAAGGGCGTGGAGAACATCGCCAAGATGGGCATGTCCATGCTGACGCTGCACGCCTATCCGAAGGCAATGGTCGCCGCAGTCAAGGCGGCGCAGGGCTCGGGGCTTTGCCTGCTCGGCGTGACGGTGCTGACGTCGATGGACGAGCAGGACGTCATCGATGCCGGCTACGAATACGATCCGCATACGCTGGTGCTGCGCCGGGCCGAACAGGCGCGCGCCGCCGGGATGGGCGGCATCGTCTGTTCCGCCGAGGAAGCGAGTGCCGTCCGCGAGATCGTCGGTCCCCACCTTGCGATCGTGACACCCGGCATTCGCCCTGCGGGTGCGGAAAAAGGCGACCAGAAGCGCGTCATGACGCCTTCCGAAGCGCTTCGCGCCGGCTCGACGCACCTCGTCGTGGCGCGCCCGATCGTCGAGTCCGCCGACCCCCTTCGTGCCGCGCGCGCAATTCTCGCAGAGATGGACGAGACGATCACCAGCAAAATCTGA
- the queG gene encoding tRNA epoxyqueuosine(34) reductase QueG, translated as MPGDPKSLPGDDRKRIRLTEFIRSEAAAKGFDICRVTRPDSIPEAPGRLAEFLRAGFHGTMEWMEETEERRADPRTLWSEVRSVVMFGLNYGPDEDPTAILAETDRAAISVYARNRDYHDIIKGKLKEIATRFAARSGEDVKVFVDTAPVMEKPLAMQAGLGWQGKHTNLVSREFGSWLFLGSLFTTAELIVDDPERDHCGSCRACLDACPTNAFPAPYRIDARRCISYLTIEHKGPIAAELRPLIGNRIYGCDDCLAACPWNKFAATASEMKLRARDDLRAPSLAFLLGLDDASFRTFFSGSPIKRIGRDRFVRNVLIAAGNSGDSALLPLCRGLADDPSPVVRGMAAWACARLMLPGDFRAFAERVRREPDAEVRAEYELCLMEDA; from the coding sequence ATGCCGGGCGATCCCAAATCACTGCCTGGAGATGACCGGAAGCGTATCCGCCTCACGGAATTCATCAGGAGCGAGGCGGCAGCCAAAGGCTTCGATATCTGTCGCGTTACCCGACCGGACTCCATTCCAGAGGCGCCCGGTCGTCTCGCCGAGTTCCTGCGGGCGGGTTTCCACGGAACGATGGAGTGGATGGAAGAGACGGAGGAGCGCCGCGCCGATCCTCGCACGCTCTGGAGTGAGGTGCGGTCCGTCGTGATGTTCGGCCTCAATTACGGCCCCGACGAGGACCCGACGGCCATACTTGCGGAGACTGACAGGGCTGCGATCTCTGTCTATGCCCGTAACCGTGATTATCACGACATCATCAAGGGCAAGCTCAAGGAGATCGCCACCCGTTTCGCCGCCCGCTCCGGCGAGGACGTGAAGGTCTTCGTGGACACGGCGCCAGTGATGGAAAAGCCGCTTGCGATGCAGGCGGGCCTAGGCTGGCAAGGCAAGCATACGAACCTAGTAAGCCGTGAATTCGGCTCCTGGCTGTTTCTCGGCAGCCTGTTCACGACGGCGGAGCTCATCGTCGACGACCCGGAACGGGACCATTGCGGTTCATGCCGAGCCTGCCTCGACGCCTGCCCGACCAATGCCTTTCCCGCTCCATACCGGATCGACGCCCGGCGTTGCATTTCCTACCTCACCATCGAGCACAAGGGCCCGATTGCGGCGGAGCTCAGGCCACTTATCGGCAACAGGATTTACGGCTGCGACGACTGTCTTGCGGCCTGCCCCTGGAACAAGTTTGCCGCCACGGCTTCCGAGATGAAGCTGCGCGCGCGCGACGACCTGAGGGCGCCCTCCCTCGCCTTCCTTCTCGGGCTGGATGATGCGTCCTTCCGCACATTCTTCTCGGGTTCGCCGATCAAGCGCATCGGGCGCGACCGCTTCGTTCGCAACGTGCTGATCGCCGCAGGCAATTCCGGCGACAGCGCGCTGCTGCCACTGTGCCGAGGACTTGCGGACGATCCCTCCCCCGTGGTGCGCGGGATGGCGGCATGGGCTTGTGCCCGCTTGATGCTTCCTGGCGATTTCCGTGCGTTTGCCGAGAGGGTAAGGAGGGAGCCGGACGCGGAGGTCCGCGCGGAATACGAACTTTGCCTTATGGAGGATGCATGA
- a CDS encoding undecaprenyl-diphosphate phosphatase translates to MADQSIVSALILGLIEGLTEFIPVSSTAHVLLAGHFLGFKSPGNTFAVLIQLGAILAILAVYASKLIQIAVALPTSAQARRFVLSVLIAFLPAAVIGAIAHDFIKTVLFETPMLICIVLIVGGILLYAIDHMPLKPRYTDIMQYPPSLALKIGLFQCLAMIPGTSRSGATIAGALLMGTDKRSAAEFSFFLAMPTMVGAFTLDLYKNRDALSFDDFTMVAVGFVAAFISGLFVVRSLLDFVSRRGFTPFAFWRILVGTAGLIGLWLFG, encoded by the coding sequence ATGGCCGACCAGTCGATCGTCAGTGCCCTCATTCTCGGTCTCATTGAGGGGCTCACCGAATTCATTCCCGTCTCCTCGACAGCCCATGTGCTGTTGGCAGGACACTTCCTGGGGTTCAAGTCGCCCGGGAACACGTTTGCCGTGCTGATCCAGCTCGGCGCGATTCTTGCGATCCTCGCGGTCTATGCAAGCAAGTTGATCCAGATCGCCGTGGCTCTGCCCACCAGCGCCCAGGCCAGGCGCTTCGTTCTCAGCGTCCTGATCGCGTTCCTGCCGGCCGCGGTGATCGGAGCGATCGCTCATGATTTCATCAAGACCGTGCTGTTCGAAACGCCGATGCTCATTTGCATCGTGCTGATCGTCGGCGGCATCTTGCTCTATGCCATCGATCACATGCCGTTGAAGCCGCGCTACACCGACATCATGCAGTACCCGCCGTCGCTCGCGCTCAAGATCGGTCTGTTCCAGTGCCTGGCCATGATTCCCGGCACGTCGCGCTCCGGCGCAACGATCGCCGGGGCGCTCCTGATGGGAACGGACAAGCGGTCCGCTGCCGAATTCTCGTTCTTCCTGGCCATGCCGACCATGGTCGGCGCCTTCACGCTCGACCTCTACAAGAATCGTGACGCCCTTTCGTTCGATGATTTTACGATGGTCGCGGTCGGCTTTGTCGCAGCCTTCATCTCCGGCCTTTTCGTGGTCCGATCCTTGCTCGACTTCGTGTCCCGCCGCGGCTTCACGCCCTTTGCGTTCTGGCGGATCCTCGTCGGCACCGCCGGGCTGATCGGCCTCTGGCTTTTCGGATGA
- a CDS encoding septal ring lytic transglycosylase RlpA family protein has product MAFASVSTSISDANAASSGCGGASWYALTSRTASGERMNPTKLTAAHRSLRFGTKLRVTNARNGKSVIVRVNDRGPFIRGRVLDLSKAAASNIGMIRSGHAKICYEIINS; this is encoded by the coding sequence ATGGCCTTTGCTTCCGTCTCCACATCAATTTCAGATGCGAATGCTGCCAGCAGCGGCTGCGGCGGCGCCTCCTGGTACGCGCTGACGTCGCGCACTGCATCCGGGGAACGCATGAACCCCACCAAGCTTACTGCCGCTCATCGGAGCCTGCGCTTCGGCACGAAGTTGCGCGTCACGAATGCCAGGAATGGCAAGAGCGTTATCGTGAGGGTGAACGACCGCGGTCCCTTCATCCGTGGCCGCGTGCTCGACCTCTCCAAGGCTGCGGCATCCAACATCGGCATGATCCGATCCGGCCACGCCAAGATCTGTTACGAGATCATCAACTCCTGA
- a CDS encoding glutathione S-transferase family protein: protein MPTLYHHVMSSPSRFVRLILSEYGYQTDFAEEQPWENRRDFLALNPAGTLPVYVDDSMRALCGATVISEYVDETHGVLKRDRRLLAEDPFQRAEIRRLVEWFLQKMEQDVTRPLVRERIFKLQMTPDQGGGPPDSKVLRNARANIRQHMKYLSWLAGSRTYLAGDRLSYADLAAAASISVLDYLGEINWAEAPQAKEWYQRLKSRPSFRPLLAERVRGVTPVSHYADLDF, encoded by the coding sequence ATGCCGACACTCTATCATCATGTCATGTCCTCTCCTTCCCGGTTCGTCCGGTTGATCCTGTCGGAGTACGGCTATCAGACCGATTTCGCGGAGGAGCAGCCGTGGGAGAATCGCCGCGACTTCCTGGCGTTGAACCCGGCAGGGACACTTCCCGTCTACGTCGACGACAGCATGCGCGCGCTCTGCGGGGCAACGGTCATCTCGGAATATGTGGACGAGACGCACGGTGTTTTGAAGCGCGACCGCCGGCTCCTCGCGGAAGACCCATTCCAGCGAGCGGAGATCCGCCGTCTGGTCGAATGGTTCCTGCAGAAGATGGAGCAGGACGTCACCCGGCCACTGGTACGCGAGCGGATCTTTAAGCTGCAGATGACGCCGGACCAGGGTGGCGGACCGCCGGACAGCAAGGTTCTTCGAAATGCTCGCGCCAACATCCGCCAGCACATGAAATACCTCTCCTGGCTCGCCGGATCCCGGACATACCTCGCCGGAGACCGGCTGAGCTATGCCGATCTCGCGGCCGCGGCCTCGATCTCGGTGCTGGACTATCTCGGCGAGATCAACTGGGCGGAGGCTCCCCAGGCCAAGGAATGGTACCAGCGCCTGAAGTCCCGTCCCTCCTTCCGTCCGCTGCTTGCGGAGCGGGTTCGTGGCGTGACGCCGGTTTCGCATTACGCGGACCTCGATTTCTAG
- a CDS encoding di-heme oxidoredictase family protein translates to MSALPTERHDLSAKDRVRVARVTQPTTDFSKPEQYEAMSGGAATTIAPINADIFSHFSANITFKEEEAFKLGNALFRKLWVSSPSSTQASDGLGPLFNARACHTCHLKDGRGRPPEGSTDATSMFLRLAREASSAEERARVDDLDVLNFPDPTYGRQLQDLAVPGLAREGRMVIEYEEQSVTLAGGERVSLRHPRYSVADLAYGPLDKATTLSPRVTQPMSGLGLIQAIHEVDILAKADPDDLDGDGISGRAAIVKDPTTGKPALGRFGWKAQNATVRHQSAEAFANDIGISTPEVKRSHGDCTEAQVDCLALPTGVQPRLGDTEAPAPVLDLVTFYAENLAVPARRKASFEQTLAGKKLFYEIGCVSCHTPKFVTRRDAANKAQAFQLIWPYSDFLLHDMGEGLADGQQVGSASGSEWRTPPLWGIGLTQTVSGHTFFLHDGRARNLTEAILWHGGEAEKARDRFAQLEKTDRDTLLAFLESL, encoded by the coding sequence ATGTCGGCGTTGCCGACTGAAAGGCACGATCTGTCGGCGAAGGACCGGGTGCGTGTTGCCAGGGTGACGCAGCCCACGACCGATTTCTCCAAGCCCGAACAATATGAAGCAATGTCCGGCGGCGCGGCGACGACGATCGCCCCCATCAATGCGGACATCTTCTCGCATTTCTCAGCCAACATTACGTTCAAGGAAGAAGAGGCCTTCAAGCTCGGCAACGCGCTGTTTCGCAAGCTCTGGGTCTCCTCCCCCTCCTCCACACAGGCGTCCGACGGTCTTGGCCCGCTGTTCAATGCCCGCGCCTGCCACACCTGCCACCTCAAGGACGGCCGCGGCCGCCCGCCGGAGGGAAGTACGGACGCGACCTCGATGTTCCTGCGGCTGGCCCGGGAAGCCTCGAGTGCGGAAGAGAGGGCAAGGGTCGACGATCTCGACGTTCTGAATTTTCCCGACCCCACATACGGCAGGCAACTGCAGGACCTCGCGGTTCCAGGGCTCGCACGCGAGGGTCGCATGGTCATCGAATACGAGGAGCAAAGCGTCACACTTGCGGGCGGCGAACGCGTTTCGCTTCGCCACCCGCGCTACTCCGTTGCCGACCTGGCCTATGGCCCCCTCGACAAGGCGACGACGCTTTCGCCGCGCGTCACCCAACCGATGAGCGGCCTCGGTCTGATCCAGGCCATCCACGAGGTCGACATCCTCGCCAAAGCCGATCCTGATGATCTCGACGGCGACGGCATCAGCGGCCGCGCCGCTATCGTCAAGGACCCTACAACAGGCAAGCCGGCGCTCGGACGCTTCGGGTGGAAGGCGCAGAACGCTACCGTCCGCCACCAGAGCGCCGAGGCCTTCGCCAACGATATCGGCATCTCCACCCCGGAGGTAAAACGGTCCCACGGCGATTGCACCGAGGCTCAGGTCGACTGCCTCGCGCTTCCGACCGGCGTGCAACCTCGCCTAGGCGACACGGAGGCGCCCGCACCCGTTCTCGACCTCGTCACGTTCTACGCCGAGAACCTCGCGGTCCCGGCGCGGCGCAAGGCAAGCTTCGAGCAAACGCTCGCCGGAAAAAAGCTCTTCTACGAGATCGGCTGCGTTTCCTGTCACACGCCGAAATTCGTGACGCGGCGGGATGCGGCCAACAAGGCACAAGCCTTCCAGCTCATCTGGCCCTATTCCGATTTCCTGCTGCATGACATGGGCGAGGGGCTTGCCGACGGCCAGCAGGTCGGCTCGGCCAGCGGAAGCGAGTGGCGCACGCCGCCGCTTTGGGGTATCGGCCTTACGCAGACCGTGAGCGGACACACATTCTTCCTGCACGACGGCCGAGCCCGAAACCTGACGGAGGCGATCCTCTGGCATGGTGGCGAGGCCGAGAAGGCACGCGACCGCTTTGCGCAGCTCGAAAAGACAGATCGAGACACACTTTTGGCTTTCCTGGAGTCCCTCTGA